The proteins below come from a single Aegilops tauschii subsp. strangulata cultivar AL8/78 chromosome 6, Aet v6.0, whole genome shotgun sequence genomic window:
- the LOC109755526 gene encoding uncharacterized protein, with amino-acid sequence MATAAASLPRGPVLLSPFPNYQSASLSRVKLSAAGSPVKSVSVSSPPSSPTAAHKIRRSCMCSPTNHPGSFRCSLHKERKQEVQAAGSKPVSAPSSPPVGSGCSRRQVRALPQLVPVGSGHWARRALAPSPAAQQSQHRKRAEGFRAGPSRLSAASMAGGRAGSYQ; translated from the coding sequence ATGGCGACGGCGGCAGCATCTCTGCCCCGCGGCCCTGTCCTTTTGAGCCCCTTTCCCAACTACCAATCCGCCTCGCTCTCCCGTGTCAAGCTCTCCGCCGCCGGCTCGCCGGTCAAGTCCGTCAGCGTCTcgtctcccccctcctcccccacCGCCGCCCACAAGATCCGTCGGTCCTGCATGTGCTCCCCGACGAACCACCCCGGCTCGTTCCGCTGCAGCCTCCATAAGGAGCGCAAGCAGGAGGTCCAAGCCGCCGGCAGCAAGCCCGTCTCCGCCCCTTCGTCGCCGCCCGTCGGCAGCGGCTGCTCTAGGCGCCAGGTCAGGGCGCTCCCGCAGCTCGTCCCCGTGGGGAGCGGGCACTGGGCACGCAGGGCGCTTGCACCGTCCCCCGCGGCGCAGCAGTCGCAACACCGGAAGCGCGCTGAGGGGTTCCGCGCCGGACCCAGTCGGCTATCCGCCGCGTCCATGGCTGGCGGCCGCGCAGGCAGCTACCAGTAA